A genomic stretch from Megachile rotundata isolate GNS110a chromosome 1, iyMegRotu1, whole genome shotgun sequence includes:
- the LOC100882391 gene encoding phospholipase A1 isoform X1, which translates to MLCFRILLIKLSLLSTAYNHVLKNDANISLNLGGEHSVTYNSSNLPNFMFTLSNSSYKDSYLDSKSYQVDCFGLGKTLATALEWFFMGNPNGSNALNVQFLLSSRKQPQRVQVIIGRQFGLEWTDFQVERRTIIIVHGFLSHGQESWIKNMEKSFLRWSDVNIVVVDWSTGGNTWNYYKAAVNTKVVGYQIARFLEHIENATSALNTSDNGTLGPLHLVGHSLGAHICGFAAKELKKRQSNWKIERITGLDPAQPCFNSADQNVKLHKSDAPFVDIIHTNGRLLSEIGLGLPEPIGHVDFYPNGGKSQPGCVRENSSYFEYLPIPLQAINKSICSHGRSYIYLTESLMSDIKRNCTFWAHHWDLSYRSLKRIAAESCDRNVCTEMGINAINYPHRGTFFVATSNIVPFCSNDTRIIDEVIIELEKDYANELDD; encoded by the exons ATGTTATGTTTTAGAATACTATTGATTAAATTATCTTTGCTTTCTACCGCGTACAATCACGTTTTGAAGAACGACGCAAACATAAGTTTGAATCTTGGCGGTGAACATTCAGTGACTTACAATAGTTCCAACTTGCCGAATTTTATGTTTACGTTATCGAATTCGAGTTACAAAGATTCATATTTAGATTCTAAATCGTATCAGGTAGATTGTTTCGGTTTAGGGAAAACGTTAGCCACAGCATTGGAATGGTTTTTTATGGGTAATCCAAACGGATCAAACGCTTTGAATGTTCAGTTTTTGTTATCTTCAAGAAAACAACCGCAACGTGTTCAAGTAATCATCGGTAGACAGTTTGGTTTAGAATGGACAGATTTCCAAGTCGAACGAAGAACGATCATAATAGTTCATGGATTTTTATCGCACGGTCAAGAATCATGGATCAAAAATATGGAGAAGTCATTTCTTCGATGG AGTGACGTAAATATCGTAGTTGTAGATTGGAGTACAGGTGGTAATACCTGGAATTACTACAAAGCAGCAGTCAATACAAAAGTGGTCGGATATCAAATTGCAAG ATTTTTAGAACACATTGAAAATGCGACAAGCGCTTTGAATACCTCTGATAACGGTACTCTGGGACCCCTCCATTTAGTCGGACACAGTTTAGGAGCACATATTTGTGGATTTGCTGCAAAGGAACTGAAAAAAAGACAAAGTAATTGGAAAATAGAAAGAATAACAGGATTGGACCCTGCGCAACCTTGTTTCAACAGTGCAGATCAAAATGTAAAACTTCACAAATCCGATGCTCCATTTGTCGATATTATTCACACTAATGGTAGATTACTTTCTGAAATTGGATTAGGTTTGCCAGAGCCTATAG GTCACGTTGATTTCTATCCTAACGGTGGTAAAAGTCAGCCTGGCTGTGTAAGAGAGAACTCGtcgtattttgaatatttaccaATTCCTCTTCAAG CTATTAACAAGTCCATATGTAGCCATGGACGTTCATATATCTATTTAACGGAATCTTTGATGTCCGACATTAAACGCAATTGTACGTTTTGGGCACATCATTGGGATTTATCGTATCGAAGCTTAAAACGAATAGCTGCAGAATCTTGTGACAGAAACGTCTGCACCGAAATGGGTATAAACGCGATAAATTATCCTCACCGCGGAACATTCTTCGTTGCTACATCGAACATCGTACCATTTTGCA GTAACGACACTCGCATAATCGACGAAGTGATAATTGAATTGGAAAAGGATTATGCAAACGAGCTGGACGACTGA
- the LOC100882391 gene encoding phospholipase A1 isoform X2 → MLCFRILLIKLSLLSTAYNHVLKNDANISLNLGGEHSVTYNSSNLPNFMFTLSNSSYKDSYLDSKSYQVDCFGLGKTLATALEWFFMGNPNGSNALNVQFLLSSRKQPQRVQVIIGRQFGLEWTDFQVERRTIIIVHGFLSHGQESWIKNMEKSFLRWSDVNIVVVDWSTGGNTWNYYKAAVNTKVVGYQIARFLEHIENATSALNTSDNGTLGPLHLVGHSLGAHICGFAAKELKKRQSNWKIERITGLDPAQPCFNSADQNVKLHKSDAPFVDIIHTNGHVDFYPNGGKSQPGCVRENSSYFEYLPIPLQAINKSICSHGRSYIYLTESLMSDIKRNCTFWAHHWDLSYRSLKRIAAESCDRNVCTEMGINAINYPHRGTFFVATSNIVPFCSNDTRIIDEVIIELEKDYANELDD, encoded by the exons ATGTTATGTTTTAGAATACTATTGATTAAATTATCTTTGCTTTCTACCGCGTACAATCACGTTTTGAAGAACGACGCAAACATAAGTTTGAATCTTGGCGGTGAACATTCAGTGACTTACAATAGTTCCAACTTGCCGAATTTTATGTTTACGTTATCGAATTCGAGTTACAAAGATTCATATTTAGATTCTAAATCGTATCAGGTAGATTGTTTCGGTTTAGGGAAAACGTTAGCCACAGCATTGGAATGGTTTTTTATGGGTAATCCAAACGGATCAAACGCTTTGAATGTTCAGTTTTTGTTATCTTCAAGAAAACAACCGCAACGTGTTCAAGTAATCATCGGTAGACAGTTTGGTTTAGAATGGACAGATTTCCAAGTCGAACGAAGAACGATCATAATAGTTCATGGATTTTTATCGCACGGTCAAGAATCATGGATCAAAAATATGGAGAAGTCATTTCTTCGATGG AGTGACGTAAATATCGTAGTTGTAGATTGGAGTACAGGTGGTAATACCTGGAATTACTACAAAGCAGCAGTCAATACAAAAGTGGTCGGATATCAAATTGCAAG ATTTTTAGAACACATTGAAAATGCGACAAGCGCTTTGAATACCTCTGATAACGGTACTCTGGGACCCCTCCATTTAGTCGGACACAGTTTAGGAGCACATATTTGTGGATTTGCTGCAAAGGAACTGAAAAAAAGACAAAGTAATTGGAAAATAGAAAGAATAACAGGATTGGACCCTGCGCAACCTTGTTTCAACAGTGCAGATCAAAATGTAAAACTTCACAAATCCGATGCTCCATTTGTCGATATTATTCACACTAATG GTCACGTTGATTTCTATCCTAACGGTGGTAAAAGTCAGCCTGGCTGTGTAAGAGAGAACTCGtcgtattttgaatatttaccaATTCCTCTTCAAG CTATTAACAAGTCCATATGTAGCCATGGACGTTCATATATCTATTTAACGGAATCTTTGATGTCCGACATTAAACGCAATTGTACGTTTTGGGCACATCATTGGGATTTATCGTATCGAAGCTTAAAACGAATAGCTGCAGAATCTTGTGACAGAAACGTCTGCACCGAAATGGGTATAAACGCGATAAATTATCCTCACCGCGGAACATTCTTCGTTGCTACATCGAACATCGTACCATTTTGCA GTAACGACACTCGCATAATCGACGAAGTGATAATTGAATTGGAAAAGGATTATGCAAACGAGCTGGACGACTGA
- the LOC100882391 gene encoding pancreatic triacylglycerol lipase isoform X3, which yields MLCFRILLIKLSLLSTAYNHVLKNDANISLNLGGEHSVTYNSSNLPNFMFTLSNSSYKDSYLDSKSYQVDCFGLGKTLATALEWFFMGNPNGSNALNVQFLLSSRKQPQRVQVIIGRQFGLEWTDFQVERRTIIIVHGFLSHGQESWIKNMEKSFLRWSDVNIVVVDWSTGGNTWNYYKAAVNTKVVGYQIARFLEHIENATSALNTSDNGTLGPLHLVGHSLGAHICGFAAKELKKRQSNWKIERITGLDPAQPCFNSADQNVKLHKSDAPFVDIIHTNGRLLSEIGLGLPEPIGHVDFYPNGGKSQPGCVRENSSYFEYLPIPLQGEYTHRYLEVEQPWTFIYLFNGIFDVRH from the exons ATGTTATGTTTTAGAATACTATTGATTAAATTATCTTTGCTTTCTACCGCGTACAATCACGTTTTGAAGAACGACGCAAACATAAGTTTGAATCTTGGCGGTGAACATTCAGTGACTTACAATAGTTCCAACTTGCCGAATTTTATGTTTACGTTATCGAATTCGAGTTACAAAGATTCATATTTAGATTCTAAATCGTATCAGGTAGATTGTTTCGGTTTAGGGAAAACGTTAGCCACAGCATTGGAATGGTTTTTTATGGGTAATCCAAACGGATCAAACGCTTTGAATGTTCAGTTTTTGTTATCTTCAAGAAAACAACCGCAACGTGTTCAAGTAATCATCGGTAGACAGTTTGGTTTAGAATGGACAGATTTCCAAGTCGAACGAAGAACGATCATAATAGTTCATGGATTTTTATCGCACGGTCAAGAATCATGGATCAAAAATATGGAGAAGTCATTTCTTCGATGG AGTGACGTAAATATCGTAGTTGTAGATTGGAGTACAGGTGGTAATACCTGGAATTACTACAAAGCAGCAGTCAATACAAAAGTGGTCGGATATCAAATTGCAAG ATTTTTAGAACACATTGAAAATGCGACAAGCGCTTTGAATACCTCTGATAACGGTACTCTGGGACCCCTCCATTTAGTCGGACACAGTTTAGGAGCACATATTTGTGGATTTGCTGCAAAGGAACTGAAAAAAAGACAAAGTAATTGGAAAATAGAAAGAATAACAGGATTGGACCCTGCGCAACCTTGTTTCAACAGTGCAGATCAAAATGTAAAACTTCACAAATCCGATGCTCCATTTGTCGATATTATTCACACTAATGGTAGATTACTTTCTGAAATTGGATTAGGTTTGCCAGAGCCTATAG GTCACGTTGATTTCTATCCTAACGGTGGTAAAAGTCAGCCTGGCTGTGTAAGAGAGAACTCGtcgtattttgaatatttaccaATTCCTCTTCAAGGTGAATATACGCATAGATACTTAGAGGTGGAACAA CCATGGACGTTCATATATCTATTTAACGGAATCTTTGATGTCCGACATTAA
- the Rrp6 gene encoding exosome component Rrp6 isoform X1, with translation MNDMDSTEDWSGDCQQPLENETHENERQEINNEQIIPGYANFDNYVQESFDAIRAGIKVSNSLPVGSDFRYYSCFPSFLDAKDRNIKLVLNVMQRVLATVGIKNNISNRGVDEKFDLLLETNDIFLDRANELMDKECGVMRNSEVELVVTRANKQIVNGSWNNQICRAPQQTDSTQSVRLLAGRNVQRPQLMFKDKIDNSSKPWSPKIKDKPNSLKPLAIYTEESENGEVYSHPYEFELDMFSPRMDQLKKCEPKKYKSLEDTPLIIIENPVDIKLLLEDLKRYKEIAVDLEHHSYRSFQGITCLMQISTGDADYLIDTLSLRSELHELNEIFTKPTILKVFHGADLDIQWLQRDLSLYIVNMFDTHQAAKQLNLPYLSLAYLLKHYCNIDPNKHFQLADWRIRPLPEELQKYAREDTHYLLYIKDILRNALIDAANGQINILKSVYDRSTDICKKTYVKPIWTEESCMSIYRKSQKMFNNKQLYALIELHKWRDVTAREEDDSTAYVLPNHMLLNIAETLPREMQGILACCNPIPPLVRQNLLKLHKIILKAREQPLIKPVLDDLRQRLGQRNQIANSEAWMYSPHDIPHDMEARADLPCLLDNVNVLEEALSNVTVKHTVTVFDSPITSEDEETSKNNQEVNRKRKFIFVSPFERYKRVIPMIAEEEAREREKQKQEEEDHLDKLKKVDEEIEESKQRVYEHFKQVSQVPKQQTVATPSTKKTPLSKMRGCKRKRSSNINEEKVTEEEKSTDNLITPIPSLETKIIQDTNKKSYDTEHLDKEAKIEESVARIQNDTSDNVTNSIRSRKKGEKKRIINDLNKQNMLPSKKFDYKAVDFSSFQGGSKNIPGQEKQVNFEQRMQKKEKRRKRKKQKLNI, from the exons ATGAACGATATGGATTCTACGGAAGATTGGAGTGGCGATTGTCAACAACCGTTAGAAAATGAAACGCACGAAAATGAGAGGcaagaaattaacaatgaacaaATTATACCTGGGTACGCAAATTTTGACAACTATGTTCAG GAATCGTTTGACGCGATAAGAGCTGGTATTAAAGTATCCAATAGTTTACCGGTTGGATCGGATTTTCGTTATTATTCCTGTTTTCCTAGTTTTCTCGATGCGAAAGATCGAAACATAAAACTGGTATTAAACGTTATGCAACGTGTTCTGGCTACAGTAGGTATTAAAAACAACATTTCGAATCGAGGTGTCGACGAAAAATTTGATCTTTTGCTAGAAACGAACGATATTTTTTTGGACAGAGCT AACGAATTGATGGACAAAGAATGCGGCGTTATGAGAAATTCTGAAGTAGAATTGGTAGTGACGCGGGCGAACAAGCAGATAGTGAATGGAAGTTGGAACAATCAAATCTGTCGAGCGCCGCAACAAACGGATAGTACTCAATCAGTGCGCTTGTTGGCAGGCAGAAATGTTCAAAGACCTCAGTTAATGTTTAAAGATAAAATTGACAACAGTTCGAAACCGTGGAGTCCCAAGATCAAAGACAAACCAAATTCGTTAAAACCATTGGCTATTTACACGGAAGAAAGTGAAAATGGTGAAGTGTATAGTCATCCTTATGAATTTGAATTGGATATGTTTTCGCCACGCATGGATCAGTTAAAAAAATGTGAACCAAAGAAATATAAGTCTTTGGAAGACACGCCTTTAATAATAATCGAAAATCCAGTCGATATTAAATTATTGCTAGAAGATTTGAAACGGTATAAGGAAATTGCCGTAGACTTGGAACATCATTCTTACCGCAGCTTTCAAGGAATAACTTGCTTGATGCAAATTTCAACGGGAGATGCGGATTATTTGATAGATACATTATCGTTACGATCCGAACTACACGAATTAAATGAGATTTTCACTAAGCCAACGATTTTAAAAGTTTTTCACGGAGCTGATTTAGACATTCAATGGCTCCAAAGAGACTTGTCTCTCTATATAGTAAATATGTTTGATACGCATCAAGCGGCGAAACAACTTAATCTGCCGTATTTAAGTCTAgcatatttattaaagcacTACTGTAACATAGATCCGAACAAACACTTTCAATTGGCTGATTGGCGAATAAGACCGTTACCGGAGGAACTACAGAAATATGCTAGGGAAGACACgcattatttattgtatataaaaGACATTTTAAGAAATGCTTTAATCGACGCGGCTAACGGACAAATCAATATTCTGAAATCTGTTTATGATCGGAGTACGGACATTTGTAAAAAGACTTATGTAAAACCAATATGGACAGAGGAAAGCTGTATGAGTATATACCGAAAGAgtcaaaaaatgtttaataataaacaaCTTTATGCTTTGATAGAACTACATAAATGGAGAGATGTTACAGCGAGAGAAGAAGACGACAGCACAGCTTACGTTTTGCCAAATCATATGCTATTGAATATAGCGGAAACATTACCTCGTGAAATGCAAGGCATTTTGGCATGTTGTAATCCTATTCCACCTTTGGTGaggcaaaatttattaaaactgcACAAGATAATATTAAAAGCTAGAGAACAACCACTTATCAAACCAGTTCTCGATGACCTTAGGCAAAGATTGGGTCAAAGAaatcaaattgcaaattcagaAGCGTGGATGTATTCTCCACACGATATCCCGCACGATATGGAAGCCAGAGCTGATTTACCGTGTCTATTGGATAACGTTAACGTTCTAGAAGAAGCACTTTCAAACGTCACAGTCAAGCATACAGTGACTGTATTCGACAGTCCAATCACATCCGAG GATGAGGAAACGTCGAAGAATAATCAGGAAGTTAATAGAAAGAGAAAGTTTATTTTTGTAAGTCCATTTGAACGATATAAACGCGTGATACCAATGATAGCGGAAGAAGAAGCACGCGAAAGGGAGAAACAgaaacaagaagaagaagatcaTTTAGATAAATTGAAGAAGGTTGACGAAGAAATAGAAGAGAGTAAACAACGagtttatgaacattttaaacAGGTTTCTCAAGTTCCGAAACAGCAAACGGTGGCTACACCGTCGACAAAGAAAACTCCTTTAAGTAAAATGCGTGgatgtaaaagaaaaagaagttcAAATATTAATGAAGAAAAAGTAACGGAAGAAGAAAAATCTACCGACAACTTGATAACTCCGATTCCATCGTTAGAAACGAAAATTATTCAAGACACGAACAAAAAGTCGTACGACACGGAACATTTGGATAAAGAGGCAAAAATAGAAGAAAGTGTCGCGAGAATTCAGAACGATACTTCAGACAATGTTACTAATTCAATACG GTCGCGAAAGAAAGGGGAAAAGAAACGCATAATCAACGATTTAAACAAGCAAAATATGTTGCCGTCAAAAAAATTCGATTATAAAGCAGTAGACTTTAGTAGCTTTCAAGGAGGTAGTAAAAATATACCTGGTCAAGAAAAGCAAGTAAATTTCGAACAAAGAATG cagaaaaaagagaaaaggcGAAAAAGGAAGAAGCAAAAGTTGAACATATAA
- the Rrp6 gene encoding exosome component Rrp6 isoform X2, with protein MNDMDSTEDWSGDCQQPLENETHENERQEINNEQIIPGYANFDNYVQESFDAIRAGIKVSNSLPVGSDFRYYSCFPSFLDAKDRNIKLVLNVMQRVLATVGIKNNISNRGVDEKFDLLLETNDIFLDRANELMDKECGVMRNSEVELVVTRANKQIVNGSWNNQICRAPQQTDSTQSVRLLAGRNVQRPQLMFKDKIDNSSKPWSPKIKDKPNSLKPLAIYTEESENGEVYSHPYEFELDMFSPRMDQLKKCEPKKYKSLEDTPLIIIENPVDIKLLLEDLKRYKEIAVDLEHHSYRSFQGITCLMQISTGDADYLIDTLSLRSELHELNEIFTKPTILKVFHGADLDIQWLQRDLSLYIVNMFDTHQAAKQLNLPYLSLAYLLKHYCNIDPNKHFQLADWRIRPLPEELQKYAREDTHYLLYIKDILRNALIDAANGQINILKSVYDRSTDICKKTYVKPIWTEESCMSIYRKSQKMFNNKQLYALIELHKWRDVTAREEDDSTAYVLPNHMLLNIAETLPREMQGILACCNPIPPLVRQNLLKLHKIILKAREQPLIKPVLDDLRQRLGQRNQIANSEAWMYSPHDIPHDMEARADLPCLLDNVNVLEEALSNVTVKHTVTVFDSPITSEDEETSKNNQEVNRKRKFIFVSPFERYKRVIPMIAEEEAREREKQKQEEEDHLDKLKKVDEEIEESKQRVYEHFKQVSQVPKQQTVATPSTKKTPLSKMRGCKRKRSSNINEEKVTEEEKSTDNLITPIPSLETKIIQDTNKKSYDTEHLDKEAKIEESVARIQNDTSDNVTNSIRSRKKGEKKRIINDLNKQNMLPSKKFDYKAVDFSSFQGGSKNIPGQEKQVNFEQRMKKEKRRKRKKQKLNI; from the exons ATGAACGATATGGATTCTACGGAAGATTGGAGTGGCGATTGTCAACAACCGTTAGAAAATGAAACGCACGAAAATGAGAGGcaagaaattaacaatgaacaaATTATACCTGGGTACGCAAATTTTGACAACTATGTTCAG GAATCGTTTGACGCGATAAGAGCTGGTATTAAAGTATCCAATAGTTTACCGGTTGGATCGGATTTTCGTTATTATTCCTGTTTTCCTAGTTTTCTCGATGCGAAAGATCGAAACATAAAACTGGTATTAAACGTTATGCAACGTGTTCTGGCTACAGTAGGTATTAAAAACAACATTTCGAATCGAGGTGTCGACGAAAAATTTGATCTTTTGCTAGAAACGAACGATATTTTTTTGGACAGAGCT AACGAATTGATGGACAAAGAATGCGGCGTTATGAGAAATTCTGAAGTAGAATTGGTAGTGACGCGGGCGAACAAGCAGATAGTGAATGGAAGTTGGAACAATCAAATCTGTCGAGCGCCGCAACAAACGGATAGTACTCAATCAGTGCGCTTGTTGGCAGGCAGAAATGTTCAAAGACCTCAGTTAATGTTTAAAGATAAAATTGACAACAGTTCGAAACCGTGGAGTCCCAAGATCAAAGACAAACCAAATTCGTTAAAACCATTGGCTATTTACACGGAAGAAAGTGAAAATGGTGAAGTGTATAGTCATCCTTATGAATTTGAATTGGATATGTTTTCGCCACGCATGGATCAGTTAAAAAAATGTGAACCAAAGAAATATAAGTCTTTGGAAGACACGCCTTTAATAATAATCGAAAATCCAGTCGATATTAAATTATTGCTAGAAGATTTGAAACGGTATAAGGAAATTGCCGTAGACTTGGAACATCATTCTTACCGCAGCTTTCAAGGAATAACTTGCTTGATGCAAATTTCAACGGGAGATGCGGATTATTTGATAGATACATTATCGTTACGATCCGAACTACACGAATTAAATGAGATTTTCACTAAGCCAACGATTTTAAAAGTTTTTCACGGAGCTGATTTAGACATTCAATGGCTCCAAAGAGACTTGTCTCTCTATATAGTAAATATGTTTGATACGCATCAAGCGGCGAAACAACTTAATCTGCCGTATTTAAGTCTAgcatatttattaaagcacTACTGTAACATAGATCCGAACAAACACTTTCAATTGGCTGATTGGCGAATAAGACCGTTACCGGAGGAACTACAGAAATATGCTAGGGAAGACACgcattatttattgtatataaaaGACATTTTAAGAAATGCTTTAATCGACGCGGCTAACGGACAAATCAATATTCTGAAATCTGTTTATGATCGGAGTACGGACATTTGTAAAAAGACTTATGTAAAACCAATATGGACAGAGGAAAGCTGTATGAGTATATACCGAAAGAgtcaaaaaatgtttaataataaacaaCTTTATGCTTTGATAGAACTACATAAATGGAGAGATGTTACAGCGAGAGAAGAAGACGACAGCACAGCTTACGTTTTGCCAAATCATATGCTATTGAATATAGCGGAAACATTACCTCGTGAAATGCAAGGCATTTTGGCATGTTGTAATCCTATTCCACCTTTGGTGaggcaaaatttattaaaactgcACAAGATAATATTAAAAGCTAGAGAACAACCACTTATCAAACCAGTTCTCGATGACCTTAGGCAAAGATTGGGTCAAAGAaatcaaattgcaaattcagaAGCGTGGATGTATTCTCCACACGATATCCCGCACGATATGGAAGCCAGAGCTGATTTACCGTGTCTATTGGATAACGTTAACGTTCTAGAAGAAGCACTTTCAAACGTCACAGTCAAGCATACAGTGACTGTATTCGACAGTCCAATCACATCCGAG GATGAGGAAACGTCGAAGAATAATCAGGAAGTTAATAGAAAGAGAAAGTTTATTTTTGTAAGTCCATTTGAACGATATAAACGCGTGATACCAATGATAGCGGAAGAAGAAGCACGCGAAAGGGAGAAACAgaaacaagaagaagaagatcaTTTAGATAAATTGAAGAAGGTTGACGAAGAAATAGAAGAGAGTAAACAACGagtttatgaacattttaaacAGGTTTCTCAAGTTCCGAAACAGCAAACGGTGGCTACACCGTCGACAAAGAAAACTCCTTTAAGTAAAATGCGTGgatgtaaaagaaaaagaagttcAAATATTAATGAAGAAAAAGTAACGGAAGAAGAAAAATCTACCGACAACTTGATAACTCCGATTCCATCGTTAGAAACGAAAATTATTCAAGACACGAACAAAAAGTCGTACGACACGGAACATTTGGATAAAGAGGCAAAAATAGAAGAAAGTGTCGCGAGAATTCAGAACGATACTTCAGACAATGTTACTAATTCAATACG GTCGCGAAAGAAAGGGGAAAAGAAACGCATAATCAACGATTTAAACAAGCAAAATATGTTGCCGTCAAAAAAATTCGATTATAAAGCAGTAGACTTTAGTAGCTTTCAAGGAGGTAGTAAAAATATACCTGGTCAAGAAAAGCAAGTAAATTTCGAACAAAGAATG aaaaaagagaaaaggcGAAAAAGGAAGAAGCAAAAGTTGAACATATAA